The Bacteroidales bacterium genome has a segment encoding these proteins:
- the def gene encoding peptide deformylase — MIRRYFIFPILSIIVFLIGACKQKSITFNDSEIDIITAFKGSIMPLVTINSETDSLFLRKVSTPLNIADVKSEYFISLANSMLLTVTNPENEGVGIAAPQVGVSKQLIAVQRIDKEGEPFEFYVNPKIVSFLGDKKTGGEGCLSVPGLKGLVDRYQEIVIEYNDIEDFKIKSDTIEGFTAVIFQHEIDHLNGILYIDKANNLTDKTE, encoded by the coding sequence ATGATACGTAGATATTTTATATTTCCAATACTCTCCATTATTGTATTTCTTATTGGGGCTTGTAAACAAAAGTCAATCACGTTTAACGATTCTGAGATTGATATAATTACCGCATTCAAAGGCTCTATAATGCCTTTGGTAACTATTAATTCTGAAACAGATTCTCTTTTCTTAAGAAAGGTTTCTACTCCACTAAATATTGCTGATGTTAAGAGTGAATATTTTATCTCTTTAGCAAACTCTATGTTATTGACTGTCACTAACCCAGAAAACGAAGGTGTGGGCATAGCAGCACCTCAAGTTGGCGTTAGCAAACAATTAATTGCTGTTCAACGTATTGATAAAGAGGGAGAGCCTTTTGAGTTTTATGTAAATCCTAAGATAGTTTCATTTTTAGGCGATAAAAAAACTGGAGGAGAAGGTTGTTTGTCTGTTCCAGGACTGAAAGGTTTGGTTGACAGATACCAAGAAATAGTGATTGAGTATAATGATATTGAGGATTTTAAGATTAAATCAGATACTATTGAGGGTTTTACTGCTGTTATTTTCCAACACGAGATAGATCATCTTAATGGTATTCTCTATATTGATAAGGCAAATAACCTAACTGATAAAACAGAATAA
- a CDS encoding chromate transporter codes for MSKSISKTIFELFLTFFKIGAFTFGGGWVMIAMMEKDIVDKHKWFTKEEFIDNLAIAQSMPGILAVNMAVLVGNKIAKKWGAFYSALGTILPSFIVILTIAIFFVTINDNPIVERVFKGIRPAVVALIIAPVFTTAKSAKINIKNFWVPLSTALLITFCGFSPIVFIALAIVYGIARCYFSNRETKTE; via the coding sequence ATGAGTAAATCAATTTCAAAAACTATATTTGAACTGTTTTTGACATTCTTCAAAATTGGAGCTTTTACCTTTGGTGGTGGTTGGGTAATGATTGCTATGATGGAGAAGGATATTGTTGATAAACATAAGTGGTTTACCAAAGAGGAGTTTATTGATAATCTTGCTATTGCTCAATCTATGCCGGGTATATTAGCCGTAAATATGGCTGTATTAGTGGGTAATAAAATTGCAAAGAAATGGGGTGCTTTTTATTCGGCATTAGGAACAATCCTCCCCTCTTTTATTGTAATACTTACAATTGCAATATTTTTTGTTACCATAAATGATAATCCTATTGTGGAGAGAGTATTTAAGGGTATAAGGCCTGCTGTTGTGGCTCTTATTATTGCACCTGTTTTTACTACTGCAAAATCGGCTAAAATAAATATTAAGAATTTTTGGGTGCCTTTGTCAACTGCGCTATTGATTACATTTTGCGGATTCTCTCCTATTGTTTTCATTGCACTTGCAATAGTTTATGGTATTGCAAGATGTTATTTTAGTAACAGAGAAACTAAAACTGAATAA
- a CDS encoding chromate transporter yields the protein MIYINLLIAYLKIGLFGFGGGYAMLSLIQHEVVDVIHYGETQPWLTLQEFTDIVAISQMSPGPIGINSATYIGYKVTGTVLGSIIATIAVCLPSFILVLIVGKILLKKRDNIYIKSIFNAIRPVVVGLIASAALLLMNKENFPDYTISIVICLVAFLLVRYAKLHPILIVILAGVAGYLLY from the coding sequence ATGATATATATAAATTTACTAATTGCTTATTTGAAAATTGGATTATTCGGTTTTGGAGGTGGCTATGCAATGTTATCTTTAATTCAACATGAGGTTGTTGATGTTATCCATTACGGGGAGACTCAACCTTGGCTTACATTGCAGGAGTTTACTGATATTGTTGCTATATCACAAATGTCGCCAGGTCCTATTGGAATAAATAGTGCAACCTATATCGGATATAAAGTTACAGGAACTGTTTTAGGTTCTATTATAGCAACAATTGCAGTTTGTTTACCATCATTCATTTTGGTGCTGATAGTAGGTAAGATACTTCTAAAGAAGAGAGATAATATATACATAAAGAGTATATTCAATGCAATTAGGCCAGTTGTTGTTGGATTAATAGCCTCGGCGGCTCTGTTGTTAATGAATAAAGAGAATTTTCCTGATTATACAATAAGTATTGTAATTTGTTTAGTGGCATTCCTTTTAGTTAGGTATGCAAAATTACATCCAATTTTAATAGTGATTCTTGCAGGAGTTGCAGGTTATTTACTTTACTGA